Below is a genomic region from Helianthus annuus cultivar XRQ/B chromosome 2, HanXRQr2.0-SUNRISE, whole genome shotgun sequence.
gcgctatatatgtcaaggataggctcgtacgaatttaatgataagtctaacacaaaacgtataaccccaagtttaaagtatcaagtaatcaagTATGCAAGCATGTATAAGGAATGTTTGTGCATTTAAGAATAAAGTTTAAATGTAAGTTAATAgataacatgttacaccccaaaagtggtaaacgaaaaaggggttcaagtatactcataaaattgctaagtcttccgtccaagtgttgacgagtgtaTGAGATTGGGAGGACGAATgcataagggttaaagttcaaggtatgtttagagtcgagattcgggaTTTAAAAAGGAATATGGAAATTACATATGAGAAATTAACCATCTAATCACATAAACTCATTCTTGACACTATGAACCTTAAAtgagtttaaatgttttcatgggtCAAAATGCCCATTAGAATCGTGATGAGTATTATGTTCTTAGGTGGTGTAACCTACTATTTTGACAAATAACCATTAGGTTATCATCAAAAATTTGGTTATCATAAGTATTATATACATTATATAGGTTATATTATATGTTTTAAGTCCAATATTACCACaaaaatgtcatagaagtcatgtaggaagtaggaagataaatcttccatttaggtacctcttgtGTTTCACCAATGCACAAGTTGTCATAGACAACAAGGATGGACATGAATCCATACAATAAGGAATGGAAATACATACTATCTAACTAAgaaaacatcaagtgatgtgtggattgaaggtaggatagcccaagctatccaaataatcacacaactTCAAGCTTTAAGCTTGTTCAtcacttgtgggtaaaacccttatcaaaacagaatgtttatgaggttttaacctctgattttgagtgtcacaaccttgtttttaagcctagctaaccatagaagtgattatgagcataaggacatagAAATGTGTATGAGAAACATCAAGTTAAGTGAGTTAATCAagtgtttaatcaaaacagaaagtttgaaGCCTTATTTGGTGATGTTCCagccttggttttccatggaaaacctgttGGAAACATACCTGAGGTTGTTCTAAGTAATTAGAAAGAAGAATCAAAGAAAAAGGTTAAGAAATGAGGAAGTTATGCTTGTTTTTGTGAGTTGCAGTGAATCTGTCCACTTCTGTTTGCAGCTGCGTTTTAGAGTGATTTGAGAGTGTTATGAGTGAGTTGCAAAGTGGAAAAATCTTGGAGGAGTGTTGGGTTTTAGAGGGGATGGATTAGGGTTGGTTTGGTGAGCTTTAAATGTAGAAAACACACTTAAAAACACAACTAAACCCACAAAATGCCCAATCCCGAGCGAGTTAGTGGACTGACTTCGGATCCTGGAGACTCGCGGGCCACGAAGGCAAGGCCCAGGTGGGTCGCTGTCCGCGAGCCGGTGTAGTGCTGGTTTCAAGTTTGATTTTATTACAATTAGCCCCCCTCAAGTTCCATATATATAGGTTTTAGGTTGTTTTAAGGGCATGTTATGACATATAAGCATGTTATAAGGGTTTGTTATGTATGAACAACATAAAACAAGTATGATGAAGTATAACTTAGCATATGTATGTCGTAAACAGGTATCGAACACGTACGAATTGAATAAGTAAGACAAGCATTTGTGTGTTTATCATGTGTTTACAAGAATCACGGAGAATGAATCAAAGTATAACGAATCAAAATTACATAAGTATGAATGACTAATAGGGTATAATTTGAGATAAAACGATGGATTTTACTACAATTTAAGCCTTGGATTTACGATGATACGACAAAATATGATTATGAGAGGAATAGGTTTCCAAGAATAGATTTACAAGACACGCTTTCTAAGTTAAGAAGGTTATGGAAAAGCGGAGGTTTACATTATGTACGTGTtcattcattaaggaaatgagcgtgttcacgaatggttcacgaacataaacgaacataaataaaTTTGGCAAACGCGATGAAGGATACAGGTGGATAGCCGTAGCActggaacttgaatcccttattgtggaacggaggtcaaTAGGGGAATGGTGCATAAGCAATGTGAAATAGGGTtttctagtttaattgttagggtgataaaataaatataagtttaataatttaaaaagtatagataaaatatatgaaattacaaaaatcttttattaaaacacaaacatacgaacataaacgaatgcaaatgaaagaatgttcacgaacacgttcacgaacatcttaccgaacgttcacgaacacaattgaacgaacgagacctctgttcatgttcgttcatttaactaaccgaactaaatttcttgttcatgcgttcatttattaaacgaacggacataaacgaacttcccgccgaacggctCACGAACttttcgctgaacgttcggttcgtttacaaccctagttCTTACCGTTGTACCTTTGTCTGACATATACAGGTAGAAAAAACAGTCTTTTGAGAAACTATTAGTATTTAACCAGAAGTTTATTCTATTTTTGGTAAAACGACTAGTATGTAACTAGaagttttgaaatttgaaaatttagaaaaaaaataagagTTATGTTTTAGTAAATacatttccatttttttttattacaaaGTAACTAATCAATGATAGGACTTTGGAACCCATGCCTTGTGACTTGCAGGCTTGGTTCCATCCCAACTTGATTGGTCATTTTGACCCATTGACAACTTTTGTACTATACTAATCAGCTCCTTTCGGTTCTCTGCCAATGCATTTATTTCAGCACTTTGATCAGACCTCTTTTGCACTGATTAGGGATAGAATAAGAATTCTTCTGTTTTAGTCGGATGTTTGCATGAGGTGCATTAGTAACTTGTACTGGTCTGGTGAATTTTCTATGATTCAGGGCCAATGTGACAGGTGTTTCAACAGTGTTAAAGAccttaattttttttgaacgacaagtAATGATGTGCCAACCACCGTGACATCGCGCGTTGAGGCCAAGGTCGACCACTCGACCGCCGCTAGctccttggctctcccagatgcgtggaaacccgacctccacccacCCAAAGGAACGACAGTGGAATAATAGGTAAACCTCGCCTCCCATACAAGACGAACCGGCGCCATCCGaattcgcccttcacctggatgccgcagaaaataatgggggAGTGGGAGTCGAACCTCGGTCACAAGGAACACCCAGTCTTTCCCCAACCATTCCACCACTCCctcaattgttggatctgagagTGTGTGTAGTATGTGTTTTTCTGATAAAATAGTTAATCAAATTAGAAATTCAATCAAATAGTAGTAAACAAACAAATCAATCTAACACAACTAAATTTGGGAATGATTACAAAATGATTTCATTGAATTTAAATCAGAATGTAACACAATCGCAAGATACAAAACATACCCCCCCCCCACCAGGTGAATGCTCTCTCACTTAGTTCTTATGTGCTCATGCTCTAAGTgactaaggtgctgtttgttttttaagaggtaaaaggtctgcagtctacggaccacatctgcaaacatctacaggagaagaggtggaccaaaggtctgcagtctgtAAGGAGAAGACTGTTTGCTTTTTTTACTTCTACAAAAACCCTTGTTCTCTTCtcacaacacacacaacacaacacctctctctctctctgccttcatctaccaccaccaccacaaccatccgccaccacctcctccaccatccacctgccaccaccacaaccaacaaCCACCGTCAACACCTGCCGCGAAGCCAAGCACCACCGCAAACCCTAGCCCCCACTCCAAGAACCCACCTCTGCTCTCTCTCAAAATCAGGCCACCGGAGACGtcggagagagagagatcgaTAGAGAGAGGGAGAcgtcggagagagagagagagagagagagagagagagatcgacaGAGAGAGGGAGACATCGGAGAGAGAGATACACATGAGAGAGAGACACTGGAGAGAGAAACAGAGCCGACCACCACTCCTTGGTGGCGACACTCGACGATTGCGGCGGCGGAGGTGGAGGGAGATGGTTCAGGTCAGTTCAGAGTGGGGGTAGAGGTAGAGGTGGAGGAGGTGGGTGTCGGAGGAGGTGGTGTGTCAGAGGAGATGGGTGTCGGAGGTGGAGATGGTGGCGGAGTGGAGGTGGGCGGCGGAGGAggtggtgtcggaggtggatgTGGTGGCAGAGGAGGTGGTGTCGGCTGGAGGGAGAAGAGGAGAAGAGAGAGAAGAGGTTTGAAGACTTGGGTTGATGTCTGCGTGGGGAAGAGGTGGGGAAGATGTTTTTAGTGAGAAGCtcttcaagaaaacaaacaagctgcaggacCCAAAGGTCTGCGCGCGTCTGCGTGACGCAGACATAAGTGCTCAGAAAAGCTTTTgcccaaaaaacaaacaccaccgaAGTGTTAACTATTACAATGTACAAGACGAACTATTTATAGGAGGAGTGAACTGTTGGTGATGTCACCATGAACGCGACTCTTAACAGCTCATTAAATGATGTAACTGCCTGCTGGATAGTTACACTGTTACATTAAACTGCTGCTTTTGATATGAGAAAGAGTGAAGTGCTGGATTTCACAGAACTGTTGGTTGAGAACCAGCACTTCTTGAAATCCAGAACTTCTGGtctttgacttgttgacttgatCTACCAATCTTCAGTTTTGACTTTAGTTGACTTGACTGTTGATTTGTTGACCAGCACTTTGTTTTCCAACACATTGTTTTTCTATTCTCTAATCTTGAAGTTAGTAGTTTATGTTCCAATAGATGGGGTAGCTGTTTTGAGAAGCCTTCAAGTGAGGAAACTTCTGATCTTGTGATTACATTTTAACTTATTCCATGAGACAAGTAAGATGGTTCTCTTGGATTTTGGCTTTCATCATCAGTATATCTTACATAACCCAAAATCCTCCTAGATATGATAATTCTAAACTATCTCAACCTTCGTTTGTCCACCTCACTTTCAAGAAAAATATGAGCAATACTCTAGTAAAACATGTAATAAATTATAAACCATATCATAGAGTTCACATAGAAGGACCTCGCAACTTGTGGTAGAATATAGTAGGTATTAAAACCCATAATTATATATGGTTGTTCAAACACATATGTATTGTGGAAGGTGAATGTGAAGGTGAATCCAAGGAATACTTGAAGCTAatgagacaaaggttaaggttgGTTCTAAGCGTATAATTGTTGTCTATTCGCAAGAGAGGGAATGGACGAAAGACAGAATATTCTTTTATGAGGAACAAGTGATGCCTTTACATTTAAAAAATGTATATGTCGTTTGAGGGGAGACCAAGTCCATAAAAGGTTTGCAAACCACATGAATGATTTTTGTAATAGATTTATTTGTGATTTACCAAACAATATGGGCGAATTTTATGATTACTCTAATAATTATAAATGAAAGTGACTTAATTTAAAACATACAGCTTTAATTTGCACATTTAAATTTGGATTTATATATTGTTTTGTTGTATATATGTTGTTAATAAGTACAcaataaattataaaaatgaaaatatCATAAATAAAAAGTTGTCTCATAACATTAATTAATAGTATTGCATATTTGGAAGTTGGAACTATTGGAACCAGTGGGTACCTCCAAGAGTTAACTACTTTTGTTTACTATAGGATGCACTACTAGTTGGCTTGTGAGATAACCCATAAACATTCCAATCTAGAATCACCTTGAAACGTTTAAGGCTGGAAGGTATGGTTTTGCTCATCCCCACGGGGATGAGcctccacgtaggcgccacgtagaCGGCTAGCATGGGATGAGCCAAAATGAAGATGGAgggggatggaggatggggccccacacatattttttattgtttaatttaaaaggaaattgaattttttttttttaataatgtaTAACGGTTGGATTTTGAAATTTGGGGCGGCACACCCGTCTTGTGCTTGCCGGTTGTGATGATTGCCGGgccaggggggcggtgtgggggtccggcgccgggccaagccggcccccataccttctagtctaatAAAACTGTCAGGTTTTGTTGCTGAgtttataatttatttaataaaaattccAAAACCATACTTTATCCAAATATATAACATCAAAGTTTTCTGTAAACAAGATTCATTAAATTACCATTAATAAATACGAACCCTCTCAGTGGTCACAACATTTATTCAACAACTTAGGGTGTACGGTGTGGCATGCGGCAAGGGGCGGCAAACAagtttgccgatcggcaaacaccgccgccgacaTTTTGGCGACGCGGCAAACATCACGAATCAGGGACATGTTGCCGACTCGGGAAAGATGGAATGTTGAAGGTGGGCCAGCCTTtaacggtaatattaccgtttaaataaaaaatatattttttctttaaaaaattaaactataaatatCAAACCAAACCATTAACCAAATACCTTCAAATATATACCCAACCAAACCAAAAAATACCACCAATTCTTCCTAAAAATTTACAATACAAAATGGCGGATGAACTCCCGTTATGGTTCCCACCCACGAGTAGCGACGATTCATCCGATAAtagcattctttttttttttttttcaaaatctcatcgaaGAAGCCGAACTTCAAGATACGGGCACATCTAACCGAAGGAGATATATTGAACGTCAACGTGAGGAGGGACATGAGACACTCATGGCGGATTATTTTGTCGAAGACCCGAAGTATAACGAAGATATCTTTCGGCATAGGTTCCGTATGTCGAAacgtttgtttctaaaaattgtGGCCGATGTGGAAGAGAACGACCCGTGGTTTGTAGAGGCCCCCGATGCGCGAGGTAAGAAGGGCTTTACGCCCTTGCAAAAGGTGACATCGGCTATTAAACAGCTCGCAACTGGTAACACTCCAGACGAGAACGACGAGTACTTGCATATGGCCGAAAGAACTTCCCGCGAGTGCCTAGAATATTTTTGTGACACGGTTTGCAAAATATACGGTCCAGAGTTCTTACGTAGACCGACAAGCCACGACATGGCACTTTTATACCAAGCTCATGAGGAAAAACATCACCTTCCAGGTATGTTCGGTAGCCTTGATTGCACCCATTTCGTTTGGCGTTTTTGTCCGACAGAGAAATTCAAGAGGCAACATGAGGCGGCAAGAAAAGACGtcgaacgggcttttggtgttttgaagGCGAAATGGGGTGTATTGAGTCGACCGATGTGAGCAAGATCCGTTAAAAAAATTAGGAGTGTCGTGTACACGTgtattattttacacaacatgattttgaaagatgAAGGAAAGACGATAGCACCGGTGCACATTCGGGATCCTCCGGTCGAGCCCGCTCTAGACGATACGGTGTTGGGCGAGTTGATGGATGAAGACACGCATTGGAGACTCAAACACGATCTCATAGATCATCTCGCAAGTCAAGATTTACCCCATCTTTTGGTCGATTCCGACGAAGACTAGTTTAAATTGTTTCaagttaatgtaattttattgttttttaatttagtgtaactttgatgtttttaatttaatttatgaaagtttattgttttttaatttaatgtatttATTCtacatttattaatattaaataaaatagtgcacaaaaaaaataataataaaagtttaccacttcagcaagtgtttaaaccattgccaacacttttcagcaaagtttaaacacttttgcctgaTTGACATGAcgcgctctgattggtcggtttttagtttaccactccaaagtgtttaaccactccttacacccttatCACATAACATCAATCAGCAATTGACCTCTATATTTAGTAACGTCGGAGGGTGTGGGGGCGCTACATTCGCCATGTCACCATCAATGGCGCCTAAGGGTGCCACCACCCCATACTACCGTAATTAAGACCAGGCGCCATAGGGTCTTTGCGAGTATGGTAACGGAATGAAATTGGGAGGATCGAGGTAGTTGGTCAACATATCCGTTGCCAACGttcattttaaaaaaaattatttttattcaaatataaatacaaacCTATCCCAAACTAAAACACACACCAATCACAACTAAAACAAACCCCAATTACAACTCAAACACACCAATCACAACTAAAAAATGTCATCCGATTTTCTTCGAGCTCTTCATCCGACGGTGTTATTGACGATATGGTTATCGCAATTACGCAGGAGGCGATTAATTATTTGCGAGAAGAAGCCCAATCCTCTACATCGCGCACTAGACAACTGGCTCTTGAACGAGATCGATTAGGTACTCATGAACGTCTAATGCAagattatttttgtgaaaatccgtTGTACAATGATGTTTAGTTTAAGCGTAGGTTTCGTATGAGCCGTTGTCTTTTCATTAAAATTTCTAATGATCTTGCGGGCGAATTCCCTTTTTTCACGCAAAGTGAAAGTGCTAGTCACAAAGTTGGTTTCTCTAGAATACAAAAGTGTACAACAACAACTAGGCAACTGGCGTACGACACAACGAGTGATGCATATGATGAATATTTAAGGATGTCGTCAAGAATGTGTCGTGATTCTCTTGAAAATTTCtgtgaatgtaatttttattctttattcttattgttattattttttaaatttacatTATTATTAGTTTTTAAATTTACACtgtaattattttttattaacacTATTTTATTAGGTGTTATCTCTCTGTACGAGAGGCGATATTTGAGGATGCCAACCGCTGCCGACGTTTCCCTTTTATACGAGGCCCatcatgtcacaccctgacttttgcagaagcgtgtacgtgtgacttgatcagttttcattgcattcgattataataaacaactatatgactaaaatgatgttcatccattcataagtttCAAAACTATTACaaacataagttgttaagtttcAACCCATCAAAAGAAATTAAGTTCCATACATGGACTTTTTAACAAGAGACTACTTTAACCAAGGTTTTGCGTCATATATCTTATCCAAGATAAGATATACaaaccaaacccttcaaaagtggatgacatctaatcTTGTAATGCACTTCTTGAAAAAATTTCCATCGCCGAAGATCCatctagtttcctgaaatacatgtaatttgaaaacatcaacaaaagttgagcgagttcatgcgttttgttaTGAGTTCCAAATAATCTTGTAAGCATTTGAGAGATTCTTTTGAAAaccggtatgtaaagcgtcaatgaacaTATATCAAATAATGTTTTGCacggacattaatatgtgtgcaatgacgtaggaaggctcaaacctagcgaaTTTTCTCCGGTCCACCTGGTTGGAACGACATAATCACTACGTGCGACCATACAAGaacccatgagtggggctcgctacacccgatagatctaccactcatgcccctcggtcttTAACCAGATTACTGGTCTTAAGTGTGCACCTACCCATCCACacgatctaacagttcattccttagctaaaccATACAATtgaaacatgtatttcaccccccgaAAGTCataaatccgaaaacagttaaaagaaaagggggatatGAGCTCACTAGTTTGCGTCAGCAGCCTCGTGTACTCAAAGTCTCTATCCACGGGTCGTACCATGACTgttggtgcatttatgtctatcgcctccgtcaattcaaaccgtagctgaaactgaAGAAAACTAGCCTTACATTGTAATATTAGAtagaaaaaggcaaggtggcattattgtaaataaggagaaatccCTTATaacccttggcctataaatagaggagttaaGGCTTTAGTTTAggacttttgccacattagagacTTGGAGCTTTTGAAGGTtagagagagaatctagagagagaaagtggcaaggTGATTCacgtttcttgtacgatttcagATCTATAATGAATCACCGATTATATTACGTTCtagtgtgttcggtcacgttcgtgtacggattccgcacgtcacacgttcgtttcgcaatcgttacggagtcaaaaccggtcctaacaagtggtatcagagcaggagctcgattgcacggatcaaacGCATGATTTCGCACAGAAAATCATCAGAATCAGATTCAAATTTCactcagatttgtcaaatttcttcaTCTTTACATTTCTTCACGTTTTCGACCGTAAATCACCAAATTAAACGAGTTTTAACGGTTCAAAATTGCtaatttttggatatgttgtgcgaaactatcagatctacaagcctacaaattttcagatcttaattcctaacggtttgagagaaatctaagATTTTTTGTTCGAAAAAGTTGTGAATGTGTTGACTGTTGATGTTACTGTTCTAAAAGgtgccaaccgatcggacaatTGACCGAACGGTTAGCTGTCTGATCCAAAGCACATTCTTTGAAAATTCATTTAATCGTTGACTTTGAactgccagccgatcggttagcatctCTGACCGAACGGACAACTGTTCGTTCCATTGTATCACATTTTAAAACTTTGACTTGTtgactgctgttcgatcgaacaccTGTCCGATTCATTGTCACACTTTACATTGCATTTCATTAATAGTTGTTGACTTTGTTGACTACTGACCGATCGatcagcagtccgatcggctagcatccttGACCGATCGACCGGCAACTTGTTTCACTCATCTCAACCGATCAAGCTTTTGACAGTCAAAGTTCAttaattcatttcagtaatgcaTGTGAAATACTAAAAGCAATCGGTGTACATGTGATTTAAAGTTTTGCGGCCCAATCATCATACCCATGCACTGACATCGACCCATGTGCATTCATTCAATGTTGACAAATTTGAAGTTGCATGTGATAAACAGATAATAGTTGTCGGCCATACTTTGAATTGTTTGATAATCTTGCATGTGCATGATATCATTGTTTGCATGTGTTTGTGAGCGGCCCAATCAAATTGATCTGTCATTTGTATATCACATGGCCCAAGGGATTCTTTATATGTCATTGACCCAATATATTGCATACATCACAAAGATTTCGGTCCAATCATAGTCAAGTGCAGCCAACTAGATATTAGCGGTCCAATAGAAGGCCATCTTGATTCAACTCACGTAAGTGTGTAGTTGATGTTTGTCGGCCATAAATTGTCTGCATTTCTTTTTGAGGCCCAATCAAAGTAATTCATATATCAATCGGCCCAATTGCATATTATATCACAACTGATTGTCGGCCATTTAGAATTTAATTGATTGATTGTGTGTGCTTGTGATATTATCAGTTCACATGTGATTTTGCATTGTTGTTGGTCAAAGATGTCAACGTGCCAGCCGATCGATCAAGCGTCTTTGTCTTTTTGTGCCATTGCTTGAagtgcaagccgatcgaacagccttcCCGTCCGATTGAACAGCAACTCTGTCCGATCAAACAGCTTTtccgtccgatcgaacagcaacctgtccgatcgaccagcattctgttcgatcgatcaacCTCCCGTCCGATTCAGTTGTTTATATTGTTTAAACTGAtcgtgtgtttgtttgtttgcaagGTTTCAAGGTGATATTTGAAGTGATAAACAagaaacgtcatggctgaagagttctacaacacgTTCTACAACGTGTTTACATCTGACTCGTCTGAAACATCAACTGTCACACCAAAATCAATAACAAAAACAATCAATGATAACATAAAACATGAAAATTTCTATGGAACTTATTCGAAACCACCTAAGCTTGAGAAGATAGAG
It encodes:
- the LOC118479325 gene encoding uncharacterized protein LOC118479325 — protein: MGVGGGDGGGVEVGGGGGGVGGGCGGRGGGVGWREKRRRERREAELQDTGTSNRRRYIERQREEGHETLMADYFVEDPKYNEDIFRHRFRMSKRLFLKIVADVEENDPWFVEAPDARGKKGFTPLQKVTSAIKQLATGNTPDENDEYLHMAERTSRECLEYFCDTVCKIYGPEFLRRPTSHDMALLYQAHEEKHHLPGMFGSLDCTHFVWRFCPTEKFKRQHEAARKDVERAFGVLKAKWGVLSRPM